The proteins below are encoded in one region of Aquisphaera giovannonii:
- a CDS encoding RtcB family protein — MGQGGGYGGPLEAAGVCQWRIPRSYREDMRVEGLIFADDALIEQIKKDQGPEQVVNVATLPGIQKASLAMPDIHWGYGFCIGGVAATDPEQGGVISPGGVGYDINCGVRLLRSNLEWTDVKERVRPLVDRLFHDIPTGMGQRGRFVFDKPELVRLMEQGASFVVKKGFGTERDVEFAEAGGRLDGADPGRVSDRAIARGADQCGTLGSGNHFLEVQVVDRVLDPAAAEVMGLHEGQVTVLIHSGSRGLGYQVCDDYLKVFKNAPKKYGFSLPDWQLACAPVRSPEGQDYLGAMRAAANYAWCNRQLLTHQAREVFAAVLGKPWESLGMDLVYDVAHNIAKFEEHDVGGGVRKEVCVHRKGATRAFPPGHPEIPAAYQEVGQPVIIPGSMGTASWVLAGQPGSMIHSFGTSCHGAGRMMSRTAAVRLAEGRRIDRELDAIGIIARARGHKGLAEEQPAAYKDVDLVVDVVDKVGISKKVARLRPVGVIKG; from the coding sequence ATGGGCCAGGGCGGAGGATACGGCGGGCCGCTGGAAGCGGCGGGCGTCTGCCAGTGGCGGATCCCGAGGAGCTACCGCGAGGACATGCGCGTCGAAGGGCTCATCTTCGCGGACGATGCCCTCATCGAGCAGATCAAGAAGGACCAGGGGCCCGAGCAGGTCGTGAACGTGGCCACGCTGCCGGGGATCCAGAAGGCATCGCTGGCGATGCCGGACATCCACTGGGGCTACGGGTTCTGCATCGGCGGCGTGGCCGCCACGGACCCGGAGCAGGGGGGGGTGATCTCGCCGGGGGGCGTCGGCTACGACATCAACTGCGGCGTCCGGCTGCTCCGGTCGAACCTGGAATGGACCGACGTCAAGGAGCGGGTGCGGCCGCTCGTGGACAGGCTCTTCCACGACATCCCGACCGGGATGGGCCAGCGCGGGCGGTTCGTCTTCGACAAGCCGGAGCTCGTCCGGCTGATGGAGCAGGGGGCCTCGTTCGTCGTCAAGAAGGGCTTCGGCACGGAGCGGGACGTCGAGTTCGCCGAGGCCGGCGGGCGGCTCGACGGGGCGGACCCGGGACGCGTCAGCGATCGGGCCATCGCCCGCGGCGCGGACCAGTGCGGGACGCTCGGCTCCGGCAACCACTTCCTGGAAGTCCAGGTCGTCGATCGCGTCCTGGACCCGGCGGCCGCCGAGGTGATGGGCCTGCACGAGGGCCAGGTCACGGTGCTGATCCACTCCGGCTCCCGGGGCCTGGGTTACCAGGTCTGCGACGACTACCTGAAGGTCTTCAAGAACGCCCCGAAGAAGTACGGCTTCTCGCTCCCCGATTGGCAGCTCGCCTGCGCGCCGGTGCGGAGCCCGGAGGGACAGGACTATCTCGGGGCGATGCGGGCCGCGGCGAACTACGCGTGGTGCAATCGCCAGCTCCTGACGCACCAGGCGCGCGAGGTCTTCGCGGCGGTCCTCGGCAAGCCTTGGGAGTCGCTCGGCATGGACCTCGTCTACGACGTCGCGCACAACATCGCCAAGTTCGAGGAGCACGACGTCGGGGGCGGCGTGCGGAAGGAGGTCTGCGTCCACCGCAAGGGGGCCACGCGGGCCTTCCCGCCCGGCCACCCGGAGATCCCGGCGGCCTACCAGGAGGTCGGCCAGCCGGTCATCATCCCGGGCAGCATGGGCACGGCGAGCTGGGTCCTGGCCGGCCAGCCGGGGTCGATGATCCACTCCTTCGGCACGAGCTGCCACGGCGCGGGGCGGATGATGAGCCGGACCGCCGCCGTCCGCCTGGCCGAGGGCCGCCGGATCGACCGCGAGCTCGACGCCATCGGGATCATCGCCCGGGCCCGGGGCCACAAGGGCCTCGCGGAGGAGCAGCCGGCCGCCTACAAGGACGTGGATCTCGTGGTGGACGTCGTGGACAAGGTGGGCATCTCCAAGAAGGTCGCCCGGCTGCGGCCGGTGGGCGTGATCAAGGGGTAA
- a CDS encoding zinc ribbon domain-containing protein, which produces MLISFRCDFCRKEFRKDESLAGKKGRCSQCGHVFIIPAASHSPVTESGRPSAPERAVAERRPASSTEKRHVAPSRDTRAATPRTAAAQAPLPPRYAPPPMDDDPYGLHDLPPRMPVAAAADADDLVVPRRAGMSLATPGTRRKRRRREEAELFSGLPDVTYLLAPALMGVTYVLALTGLVPRPTGGLIFLGTAGLSALLFLIYGGIGLIVGGFRGGLLNGLLCWFCPFYIFGYVAKEWDMMKGAFLSYVAGIGVVIATAVLLPSLAPANPSGGDESVAPRSPTWTADEPSTPRPSAGTGFPPGVRGGYQPSRPGGFPGFPGASHRPASSKSGAGF; this is translated from the coding sequence ATGCTGATCTCGTTTCGCTGCGACTTCTGCAGGAAGGAATTCCGGAAGGACGAGTCGCTGGCGGGGAAGAAGGGGCGTTGCTCGCAGTGCGGGCACGTCTTCATCATCCCCGCCGCTTCCCATTCGCCCGTGACGGAGAGCGGGAGGCCGTCCGCCCCCGAGCGAGCGGTCGCCGAGCGTCGGCCCGCCTCGTCTACCGAGAAGAGACACGTCGCACCATCCCGAGACACGCGAGCGGCGACTCCTCGCACGGCCGCGGCGCAGGCCCCGTTGCCGCCGAGGTACGCCCCGCCGCCGATGGACGACGATCCCTACGGATTGCATGACCTGCCCCCGCGGATGCCCGTGGCCGCCGCGGCCGATGCCGACGACCTGGTCGTGCCCAGGAGGGCCGGGATGAGCCTCGCGACCCCCGGCACAAGGAGGAAACGCCGGCGTCGCGAGGAGGCGGAGCTCTTCAGCGGCCTCCCGGACGTGACCTATCTCCTGGCCCCTGCGCTCATGGGAGTGACCTATGTGCTCGCCCTCACGGGGCTGGTCCCGCGGCCGACGGGCGGGTTGATCTTTCTCGGGACCGCCGGGCTGAGCGCCCTCCTCTTCCTGATCTACGGAGGCATCGGGCTGATCGTCGGCGGGTTCCGCGGCGGCCTGCTGAACGGCCTGCTCTGCTGGTTCTGTCCCTTCTACATCTTCGGCTACGTTGCCAAGGAATGGGACATGATGAAGGGCGCTTTCCTCAGTTACGTCGCCGGGATCGGCGTCGTCATCGCGACCGCGGTCCTCCTCCCCTCCCTGGCCCCGGCGAATCCCAGCGGGGGGGACGAAAGCGTGGCTCCGCGTTCGCCCACCTGGACTGCGGATGAGCCTTCCACTCCCCGACCGTCTGCCGGCACCGGATTTCCGCCAGGCGTCCGAGGAGGCTACCAGCCATCGCGCCCGGGAGGCTTCCCGGGATTCCCCGGAGCCTCGCACCGCCCGGCCTCATCGAAGAGCGGGGCAGGATTCTGA